DNA from Cyanobacteria bacterium GSL.Bin1:
CTGCAGGGGAGCATTGATAGCTTCGATATGAGTGGGAAAGGGTTAGTAATTCGTAAAGCATTTCGCACGGAGGAAATGTGGTTTGAAACGGATGCGGTTGCGATTGACTTTAGTTCGGCGTTGAAAGGGAAGATCGCATTGAAGCAGCCCACACAAGCGATCGCGCAAGTTAAACTCTTAGAAGAAGATATCAACATTGCCTTTAAAGCAGAATTAGTGAGAAAACGTTTAGAGAACCTCACAACTCCTTCTTTAACTGAGTTGTCTAATGGCGATCCAGTTTCTTTTACTGAGATTAATTTAACCCTATTAGCGCAAAATCAAGTTCAACTCGATGCTAATGCTAATTTAGGAGCAGCAGGGGTAATTCCGGTGAGTCTGATTTGTACGCTGGGCTTAGAACGACGACGCAAACTACTATTCAAAAACGTTCAGTTTCAAGCTGATAATGTCCCTCAAGAGCATCGCGCGACTAGTGAAAAGCTAACAGAAGTCCTCGGAGAAATTTTAAATAATATGATTGATTTAGATCGCTTCAATCTTGATGGTGTAAAGATGCGCATTAACCGTCTAGAAACCCAAGGCAAAGCTCTCGTCTTTAGTGGTTATGCTCAAATTGACCATGTTCCTAGTGTCGGATAAAAAACAGAGTTCGAGAACGGCTGAATATTTGCCGTTTTCAAACTCTCCTCTGATTCTGAAATTAACCTGACCTCCTGCCTCTAAAGTAGACAGGATTTTTAAGTTGCTGTTCAAATCGGGATGGCAGGATTTGAACCTACGACATCCTGCTCCCAAAGCAGGCGCGCTACCAAGCTGCGCTACATCCCGTTAAGTCCTCAGCTATTTTAACGTAGATTGAAATCAA
Protein-coding regions in this window:
- a CDS encoding LmeA family phospholipid-binding protein, translating into MIGGLADFQNKGSDWGENLLNSVATNTLRHLFTRCDDLKVKVRCHPSSKLLQGSIDSFDMSGKGLVIRKAFRTEEMWFETDAVAIDFSSALKGKIALKQPTQAIAQVKLLEEDINIAFKAELVRKRLENLTTPSLTELSNGDPVSFTEINLTLLAQNQVQLDANANLGAAGVIPVSLICTLGLERRRKLLFKNVQFQADNVPQEHRATSEKLTEVLGEILNNMIDLDRFNLDGVKMRINRLETQGKALVFSGYAQIDHVPSVG